The stretch of DNA GGCGTAGCCGCGATCAGTTCCGAACACACCTCGTCCACGGCGAGTTTGATATCGGCGACGTCGTCGAGCGTGAAGTCTCCCAGAACGGCGAGAGTTTCCGCCACGGCGCGCACCACAGGCAATTGTTCGAACTCCGCCGCCACACGAAGTTCCACGGGCACACCGGATCTCGTTTTCATTCGTCTAACCTCGCCGACCTCGGCCATCTGCACTCCACGTCTGTGTCGTCGGTTTCTGCGACTCCCGGCAGCGTACCCAGCTGCCGCGGCCCTCAACCCGCCGGCGAACGAAAGTGCGAATGCGGCCCTGACGTGTGGTTCGACGAACCCGATTCCGTAGGTCTCAGGCGATCCGGACGTCGCGTGCCTGGTTGCCGGTGTCGGTGCGGCAGACGGTGAAGCTGACGCGCTGTCCCTCCACGAGGATGCGGTGACCGTCGCCGGCGATTTCGGAGACGTGGACGAAGACGTCGTCGGATCCGTCGGCCGGGGCGAGGAACCCGAAACCCTGGTCGGCGTTGAACCACCGCACCGTGCCGGTCCGCAGGGCGGTCGACGGACGGGCAGGCAGTGTGTCGCCGGCGCTCATCGTGCCGTCTTCCGATCGGCCAGGCCGTGGAGCGCGGCGCCGCCCCCCAGGCTCGCGACGAGCAGAACCACAAGCAGAGCCACGTTGAGCATTGCTCCTCCTCGGCGTGCGTACCTTCGGCCCCCTGGCCGAATCAACCCGAAAGTAGTGCGTCGCTCTCGCGTGCGGGACGGTTCGGGCCGAGCGTTTGCACAATCGAGATCTGGCGGACACAACGCATCCACATCGACAGCCACAGAAGATCTGGCTTGCTCGACATAGATTTTGTAGTACGCTCGAAGCGTCGGAACTTTCGAGTCGAGAACGCTCGAGCGACACGACCGGATGTCACCGGCGAGGCAGGGGCCCGTGATTCGAGACCTTCCGTCAGGGTACGCGGTGAGTTCACCAAGCGCCGCCCCGCCGGGGGCCGAGCGGGGCATCCAAGCCTCGGGGTTCCGCAGGCAGTCAGTAAGCGAACGAGAGGACCGAGAATGTCGAAGTTCACCGTGCCAGGTCTTTCCGACGATCAGGGAGCGCGCGTCGCCGACATCCTGCAGAAGCGGCTCAGCGCATACAACGACCTGCATCTGACGCTCAAGCACATTCACTGGAATGTGGTGGGTCCGAATTTCATCGGCGTGCACGAGATGATCGACCCGCAGGTCGAGTTGGTGCGCGGATACGCGGACGCGGTGGCCGAGCGCATCGCCGCCCTCGGGAAGTCGCCGGACGGCACGCCGGCCGCCATCACCCGCGACCGCACGTGGGACGACTACTCGGTCAACCGCGACACGGCGCAGGCCCACCTCGGTGCCCTCGACCTCGTGTACAGCGGCGTCGTCGAGGACAACCGCAAGGCGATCGCGGAGACGGGCGACCTCGACCCGATCACCGAGGACCTCCTCATCGGCCAGACCGGCGAACTCGAAAAGTTCCAGTGGTTCGTGCGCGCCCACCTCGAAAACTCCGGCGGCGGCCTCTCCACCAACGGTGCGAACACCGAGAAGCAGGCCGCCTCGCAAGCGCGGTGAGCACGGACCGGCCTACCCACCCACTACCGAAAGGTGACGAACATGGCTGAGAACAACAGCGGACCGGCAGAGGCCGTCAAGGGCGTCGTCGAAGACGTCAAGGGCAAGGCGAAGGAAGCCGCGGGCGCGGTGTCCGGCCAGGACGACCTCACCCGCGAGGGCAAGGCGCAGCAGGACAAAGCCGCCGCCCAGCGCGAGGCAGCCGCGAAGGAAGCCGAAGCGGAGAAGGCCCGCGGCAAGGCCGAGGCACAGGAAGCACGCCAGCGCGCCGAACAGTGACAACCGGCCACCGCCGGACGACACTCACCCCTGAAAGGACTGATACGTGCTAGGACTGGGAATTCTGGGCTGGATCATCATCGGCGGTCTCGCCGGGTGGATCGGCAGCAAGATCATGAAGACCGACGCCCAGATGGGGATCGTCCTCAACATCGTCGTCGGAATCGTCGGCGGACTACTCGGCGGTTTCATCCTCAGCCTCTTCGGCACCGACGTGGAAGGCGGCGGTCTCTGGTTCAGCTTCTTCACCTGCCTCCTCGGCGCGGTGATACTCCTGTTCCTGGTCAAACTCGTGACCGGGCGACGTTAAACGCCCGACTGCGGAACCGGGCCTGCCCATCACACAATGGGCAGGCCCGGTTTCTCCTCGCCCGGTCCGGTCATCGCCCCAGCAACCGGATCACCGCCCTCTCCACCACTTCCCGCCCAGCGATGGTGTGCCCCCCGAGTCGAACGCGGTGATCACCCGCGGATCGCCGACTGGAGCTACCGCGAGCCGTCGCGGCCGCTGCGGCGCTGGTGATGTTCTGCGGACTCTGGGGCTTCGCCGCAATCCTGCTATCGCGGCATCGGTGAGCCTCTCGTTTTGGTCTCCCCGCTTCCGGGTAGGCGAAACGGAGGCAGCGGAAGGAGAGGGTGATCGTGTCCGAGAGCACGCGCGACGAGAAGGACGAACCGAAGGGCGGCCGCCCGGGCCCAGCCGATCACGGCAAGGACGGCGGCATGGCCACGAGAGAGAACGCGCCAGAATTGACGGAAGACTCCGCCGACGCCGAGAACGACTGACCGAGCCCGGATTGCCGCTCGAGCCCAGGAGGAATGTTGTGACGTATCAGCCGGACAACGGGCCCAGCCGTGAGTTGAATTCCGAATTCCGCCCACAGGACGACGCCCACACCATGCGCAATCACGTCGGTGAGGCGATCACCGACGGCCGGAACTGGCCCGGCTACATCCTGATCGCCACCGGAATCGCCGTGCTCGGGTTGACCTTGGTCGCGGCGGGCTACGGATTCGAGGGCTGGGCGCTGATCGGCGGCATCGCCTGTGTTCTGTGCCTCGTGCTCGGCACCGTGCTGGTGCTCCTCGAACGGCGGCGCGTCAAAGCACTCGAAGGCGAGACGCTGACCGATCAGGAAGGGCATTGACCGATCCGAAGGCGGACCTCCACGACTACCTGCAGGCCGCGCGAGACGCTCTGCTGTGGAAGCTGGACGGATTGTCGGAGTACGACATCCGCCGACCGATGACCGCGACCGGTACGAACCTGCTGGGTCTGATCAAACACCTGACCGGCGTCGAGATCGGCTACTTCGGGGAGCCCTTCGGCCGAGGCGTCGACTTCCCACCGTGGGTGACAGACGACGCCGAAGACAACGTGGACATGTGGGCGACCGCCGACGAGTCACGCGACTACGTCGTCGGCCAGTACCGCCAGGCGTGGGAGCACACCGACGCCACCGTCCGGGCGCTGCCGATCGACGCGCCCGGACGAATACGGCACTGGCCGGAAGACCGCCGCGACGTCACGCTGCATCGGATTCTCGTGCACGTGATCGCCGAAACTCACCGGCATGCGGGGCACGCCGACATCGTCCGTGAACTCGTCGACGGAACTGCCGGGCTGAGGGCGGACAACGACAACTTGCCTACAGCCGAGCGCACGTGGTGGGAGAGCTACCGTGCCCGCGTCGAACGGGCGGCCCGGGAAGCCGGCCAGGGCTGACCGCACTCACCCGGCCGCCGGCTGCACCGTCGTCGTGGTGACTACCGGCGTGGTGGTCGCCGACTCCGTTGCCGTGCTCGCCGCGGGTTCGGCGGTGGTGGTCGCCACCGCGGACGATTCCGAAACGGCCTGCGCCGCAGGCGGCGACGTCGTGTTGGGCGTCGCCACCTCCACGGCTGTCGTCGGTTCGGCGGTCGTCGGTTCGGGCGAAGTCGTGGACGCGACCGTCGTGGGCGCCGGTGAACCGGTCGTCGTCGTGGTTGCACTGACCGCGTCGCTCGCCAGCGCGGGCTTCTTAGCGCCGGCCGTAGTGGTGGGTGCGACCTGCGCCGCTTCCGTGTCCGGTGTCGAGGCGGCGGCGAGTTTCGCAGTCGCTTGCTGCGACGCGGCCGAGCGCGCCTCGCCCTTCTCCGCTTCCTGCGCGAGGTGCGTCAGCCAGGCCGCTGCATACTGGGCAGACGTCAGCGGTCTCCCATTTCCGGCGTTCGCGTCACGCCAGTAGTCGAAGTGGTGTCCGGTCCCCTCCCCCAGCGTCTGCTGGTACGGATCGCTCATCGCCACCTGGATCGTGTTCTGGTTGTCCGCGATGAACCCGATGATTTCGTTCCGCACCTTGGTGGGCAGGTAGACGAGGTCCACCGCCTGGTTGGACGAGATCGGACCGGTCGGCGTGTCGGACTGCGCCGCAACGGGATCGGCGGGCTTGTACGCCGGATCCGACACCTTGACCAAGACGTCGAGGAACGTCTCGTCGGACTGCATCCAATTGTCCTGCGACTGAATGTCCGCGAACGCGGCGAGAGCGATCTGCCCGAGCACCACCGCGAGATCCTGCCCTGTCGCCGGGGTCAGGCCTTCCTTCTGCAATGCGTCGACGTTCAACTGCCGTCCCACGTTGATCGCGAGTTGCAGCAACGCAATGTTCTCCGGAGCGGAGCAGGTGAGATCGCCTTCCGAGCAGAACGACGCCACCTTCCCGTCCAGCGCGCCGAAACTGCCGGACGTGCCGGGCAGAGCGCCCCTCCCGGACGTGCTGGTCTGACCCGACTGGTAGGCCAGATCGAAACCGTCCGGATTGCGGAATTCGTTCTCGGCGCCCGGAAATGCTCCTTCGCCGAGGTTGCGTCCGGCGTCCGCCAGGATGACGACACCGACAACGGACGCGGGATCGAGAATGTCGTACGAGCCGTCCTGGCCGTCCTGGTTCCCGACCTCCATCGCAACGCGTCTCGCGACATCGGCGCCTTCGCTGTAGCCGACGATCGAGAACTTCGTGTCCGGGCACGACGCGTGAATGGAGCGCATGACGGTTTCGGTGTTGTCGACACCGGCGTTCACGGCGTCCTCGTACGAGTTCATGTTCGCCGGATACTCGATGTAGACCGCGGCGTAGGACCCTCCGCCGACGGATTGCTGCGGGGCGTTCACCACCTCATCGATCCAGGGACTGGTGTAGTTGCTGGAGTACGACGCGGGAAGGGGCGTGCCGTCCGGTGCCACGAGCATCTGGTGGGTGCCCGGCCTCGGGCTGTCGCCGCGGCCGGCCACTGCGATGCTGACCATGTCGTAGCACGCGTCCGAGGCCGCTGCGGTCAAGGCTGTCGCCGTCGTGGCCGGCGAACCAGGGTTCGACCACGGTGTCGCGAGCAGCGCCGCGAGTCCCAGCGCGCCGGGGGCGACCAGGCTGCCTGCGATTCTCCGTCGATGCGCGACCTTGCGTGCTGACACGCGACGTTTCATGGTCTACCCCATCCGTCAGTGACGCGTTCCGAACACCCGAGTAGGTGTCAACGCGTTAACAGACAAGTCGCGCAACGCCGCTGCGGTGTTACACCCGTGCCCGATAGGTGTCGATTCAGGATGCTCGGAGGTGCGCGATGAGGATCGCCTCGATCTCCGACCGCCGCGCCGCGGACGGCAGACGCGGCGCCGTCGACCGGGCACAAACCCGCCCCATTCCGCGCCGTCGTCGCGCCCTCGCTCCGGCGCGAGCGCTCGCAACTCCTCCAGATCCTGTGCCACCCACGAGCCCCACAACCAACCCCCCAAAGGGTATTCGAATATACGTTCGAACTACTGCTGGCCGCAGCCCCCGGCAATAGTCGAACCGGGTCGCTCCCGGTCGGCGACCGTCGGCTCGCTCCACCGGCGGTTGTCGCCGTTCTGGCAGAATTG from Rhodococcus opacus B4 encodes:
- a CDS encoding Dps family protein, whose protein sequence is MSKFTVPGLSDDQGARVADILQKRLSAYNDLHLTLKHIHWNVVGPNFIGVHEMIDPQVELVRGYADAVAERIAALGKSPDGTPAAITRDRTWDDYSVNRDTAQAHLGALDLVYSGVVEDNRKAIAETGDLDPITEDLLIGQTGELEKFQWFVRAHLENSGGGLSTNGANTEKQAASQAR
- a CDS encoding cold-shock protein is translated as MSAGDTLPARPSTALRTGTVRWFNADQGFGFLAPADGSDDVFVHVSEIAGDGHRILVEGQRVSFTVCRTDTGNQARDVRIA
- a CDS encoding cutinase family protein gives rise to the protein MKRRVSARKVAHRRRIAGSLVAPGALGLAALLATPWSNPGSPATTATALTAAASDACYDMVSIAVAGRGDSPRPGTHQMLVAPDGTPLPASYSSNYTSPWIDEVVNAPQQSVGGGSYAAVYIEYPANMNSYEDAVNAGVDNTETVMRSIHASCPDTKFSIVGYSEGADVARRVAMEVGNQDGQDGSYDILDPASVVGVVILADAGRNLGEGAFPGAENEFRNPDGFDLAYQSGQTSTSGRGALPGTSGSFGALDGKVASFCSEGDLTCSAPENIALLQLAINVGRQLNVDALQKEGLTPATGQDLAVVLGQIALAAFADIQSQDNWMQSDETFLDVLVKVSDPAYKPADPVAAQSDTPTGPISSNQAVDLVYLPTKVRNEIIGFIADNQNTIQVAMSDPYQQTLGEGTGHHFDYWRDANAGNGRPLTSAQYAAAWLTHLAQEAEKGEARSAASQQATAKLAAASTPDTEAAQVAPTTTAGAKKPALASDAVSATTTTTGSPAPTTVASTTSPEPTTAEPTTAVEVATPNTTSPPAAQAVSESSAVATTTAEPAASTATESATTTPVVTTTTVQPAAG
- a CDS encoding GlsB/YeaQ/YmgE family stress response membrane protein encodes the protein MLGLGILGWIIIGGLAGWIGSKIMKTDAQMGIVLNIVVGIVGGLLGGFILSLFGTDVEGGGLWFSFFTCLLGAVILLFLVKLVTGRR
- a CDS encoding DinB family protein, yielding MTDPKADLHDYLQAARDALLWKLDGLSEYDIRRPMTATGTNLLGLIKHLTGVEIGYFGEPFGRGVDFPPWVTDDAEDNVDMWATADESRDYVVGQYRQAWEHTDATVRALPIDAPGRIRHWPEDRRDVTLHRILVHVIAETHRHAGHADIVRELVDGTAGLRADNDNLPTAERTWWESYRARVERAAREAGQG
- a CDS encoding microaggregate-binding protein 1 yields the protein MAENNSGPAEAVKGVVEDVKGKAKEAAGAVSGQDDLTREGKAQQDKAAAQREAAAKEAEAEKARGKAEAQEARQRAEQ